A window of the Thalassophryne amazonica chromosome 11, fThaAma1.1, whole genome shotgun sequence genome harbors these coding sequences:
- the tmx2a gene encoding thioredoxin-related transmembrane protein 2-A: protein MGLITGLISFLYHLPQIYKWLLKPYYIASFFMTVAFVVVRKAPGVCEHLATQREDRNSCDFDWRELEIFMFLAAIVMMKNRRAITLEQHIGNLFMFSKVANAVLFFRLDIRFGILYLILCAAFVMTCKPPVYMGPEYIKYFSAETIDEELQRDGRVSWIVEFYANWSSDCQSFAPVFADLSVKYSGPGLRFGKVDIGRYGEVSQRYRISTSPLTKQLPSLLLFQGGREIARRPMVDSKGRAVSWAFSEENIIREFNLNELFEKSKKLSKSSRGLKGEQSSSQPEEGSSELQPETNHSDQFTETMKDQ, encoded by the exons ATGGGTTTAATCACAGGGCTCATTTCTTTCCTCTACCATCTGCCACAAATTTATAAATGGCTGCTGAAGCCGTATTATATCGCCTCCTTCTTCATGACAGTCGCTTTTGTCGTCGTGCGGAAGGCTCCCGGTGTTTGTGAGCACCTGGCGACCCAGCGTGAGGACCGCAACTCCTGCGACTTCGACTGG AGAGAACTAGAGATTTTCATGTTTCTCGCTGCGATAGTGATGATGAAGAACAGGAGAGCCA TAACCCTGGAGCAGCACATAGGCAACCTGTTCATGTTTAGCAAAGTGGCCAACGCCGTCCTCTTCTTCAGGCTTGACATTCGGTTTGGGATCCTGTACCTTATTCTGTGTGCTG CATTTGTCATGACCTGTAAGCCACCTGTCTATATGGGCCCAGAGTACATCAAATACTTCAGTGCTGAGACCATTGAT GAGGAGCTACAGCGCGACGGTCGTGTTAGCTGGATCGTTGAATTTTATGCCAACTGGTCCTCTGATTGCCAGTCCTTTGCTCCAGTCTTTGCCGACCTTTCCGTCAA GTACAGTGGTCCCGGTCTCAGGTTCGGGAAGGTGGACATAGGACGTTACGGAGAAGTTTCACAGCG CTACAGAATTAGCACATCCCCTCTCACTAAGCAGCTGCCCTCACTGCTGCTTTTCCAAGGAGGGCGTGAAATTGCGAGACGTCCTATGGTGGACAGTAAAGGGAGAGCTGTATCTTGGGCTTTCAGTGAG GAGAACATTATTCGAGAGTTCAATCTAAATGAGCTCTTTGAGAAATCCAAGAAGCTCAGCAAGAGCAGTCGTGGCTTGAAGGGAGAGCAAAGCAGCTCCCAGCCAGAGGAGGGCAGCTCTGAGCTGCAACCTGAAACCAACCACTCAGATCAATTCACAGAGACCATGAAAGACCAGTGA